TTTTCTTACACAAAGTGGTTACAGTGACTAACATTGGAGAACCAGccaatgtaagaaaattgaaagtccATACAGGGGCTAGTTCGAGAATGTTAAAGAATCTCTTAAAGGTCTTGAGGGTAACATACAGATGTAATAGCCTTTCAAAGCAGCATCAATTCGAATCATTTAATTCGATCATTTTGGTACAACATGAATGACGAACAAGAGAAGAATACTTAGGTAGCTCAATCGAGAAAGATGGATTCGTATTCTATCTGTCCTGAGATCAGTGCCTATTTTAGGGGAAATAAATTCTTGCAATAAATCGAAGTGCCTTCGgtgttttttatgtttcagaGCTAAATCGATTACATTAAGGTGGTATTTGAGAGAACCCAGAATTCAGGAATTTTAGATAATTTTAAggagtttttgaaattttcggaaaCCTAATTCTGCCTGAGATTGACTCCCACCCCCACCAGTGTTTATTGAGGTTTTCCTAATTATAAAAGTTTAGATAATGTTTTTACAGTtaaaggcagtgaaatttcagcatgaatttgcttcagctgtttttcagctgatactccaaacaatcaaaaatgtttacacGGTTTTATCACTATCACGAGAGTACGTGTAGCAGCTTTAACCGTACAAACAAGtattaacagttttgattgtatgtgcgTATCAGCGGAAatacagctgaagcaaatttatgctgaaatttcactgcctctgactttAGTTCATTCTAAAATAATCAATCCAACTTATCAAAGACGCATAGAAAATCTCACTAATTTCGTATCATGAGGACCTACACTGTCATTGTACAATTCACAATTGAACTATATCATTGTTATGCTTACTAACATTGACATAGACTCAATCTTTTAAGGTTCAATCATGGCATAACGAACAAATCTGTGtcttcgtttgtttaaagttCTGATTGACAAGATAAATTTGTTACAACTGGAATTGAGGAACAACTACTCAACAAAAACCCCACTAAAAGATATCAACTCTCGTAAATTGAAgggattttaaaaaatattgacgAGAAGCTAATTTAGATATTTGAAAGGTGTCTTGCTAACTTACAAACCTTAGAGATTTTGTACAGTCATCGCTGAACTGGGTAATGATATTCGAAACGTGTGTGGTTAGAAATGGTCACCATTGATATGAAATAAGAAATCGTACAGCTCATTTCGTAAGTATTACAACAAAGAAACATACGATTTTATCGTCAGCTcgtcaaaaattaataaacaaaaagatGAATAAAACGTGCAACTCGCTACttcgtttttttctctcttctttAATAAATCTACGATTACCTACATTTTAAGATACATCAATCAGACGTGTGGAACCTATAAAATCGCTTTTACTCGGGAGTGTATTATATAGATTGTCATTACCAGCGCAGCTCCATAACATTTCTATATGGCTAATCAAAGATCTGTGcgtgaataaattatttacgtTGCATATTATTAGAGCTTATACCTAAATTAAACTAATTTTTCATGTTGTCCGTATAAGGAAAATCcctttattaaattttatttgctttttatCTATCAATGTGCATATTGTGTAATTGAGCGTAAAGACATTATAccaaaaagaaagaaacgaagcaaaaaaaaaacgctaaGCGAACTGTTTCACTTACTCGTTTCATAAAGCTTATGAAGCGACGatataatattttctattttcaaacaaaaatttcaccttTTACGCAAGCATGGTATCACCATCAATTCATTATATTCACTTAACGtgcacaaaaattatttatttttgttttttgtgttccTTATTTTCTTATCTCACACCGACGACCGACTGTTGGCTTCAACACTTCTAAgctttaatttttgtttttgttttccatcGCTTCGTATTACCGTATAGAGTGCGCGCTGCACTCACATCATCCCACACACTGTTATAATTAATGATCACttcccaaaaaattattctcttcttacatttcatctttttttacACATTGTACGGTTATAACACATAGTGTCATACAGATCCATGTTCGTGATAACAAATGGTTTAAGAGGTTTTTATGGtttatgtgaaatttaacgcGCGGTAAAACTGCATTCAGGTGACTTAAATcaagaatttatattttaaatatttgtgtgGTTTTCTCTTTATCAAAATTAGTGTTGGGAGACGGtacaatttgtatttttagtTCTACCTCTGGGATTTGGTGTATCTACAGTTTTATTTAACGAAAGGTTTACGATGACGGTATTAGCAACCGGATCTTATTTATTGGACCACAGcaatggaattttatttttataattttaaccTTTATGATGGTGACTTTCAGGCTCGGGCTGGTCCTATGGACATTTGGGCGTTGTTCGTCATTAAGAAAACGCATTTTTCTGCCAAAATTGAGCTATACCAATGTGTAAGCTAGAGCCTAGGCTAGAACGCATTACATTAAATCATCTCATTACAAAGAAGCTTTACACCGAGCTCCCTTCCtagattgaaaaatattttgaaaggcAACCTgtgtttaaaaaatgatttgggTAAAGTAGAGCCCAAGGATGCCTCTGAATATCTGGTTCTAGAATAAATAAACTCAGCTTAGTTTCACGTTGGGAATTGATGTACAAAGTACTGCTTCCTCATTGACATAAATAGATTTTTGACATTCAGGCCCAGACTGGTCCTATGGACATTCGGGCGATGACCTCTGagctttttgatttttttctgtatatgAAGGAAGTGCAATGACAAAATTCCTTCATGCAATACCAGAGGGGCTTTTTGAGTCAGTTCGGTCCTTTTGACATTCGGTGTTATAGACTAAAATGCAGACCTTTTCCAATTGCAACTTTTTCGTGACCACTAGTGCAATAGTGCTTAAAAGCTAACATCTATTTctgttttgacaaaaaaactGGGTAGCTTGACCTTACGTGGAGTTGGAGTATCTTAAAAATTCGTAATTGTTGTGgttgtttttttgattttctcagTGGGGCAAAGAACTGGAAACGAATGAAGATCATATAAAATAATCTCCACAAATTGGCGTCGgttgtttttgtaaattgtatttttatctcctgtaatgtcataatattcccaatttgagtgtcacttttagaatcaaaatgggctagatttaaatacgtcattcacagaacgtacgtttattaactgaaaatttcgatacatagccatttgcgcacggctaacttcgataatttcacatttattcacggaaaacttcgataatttctcatttattcactaaaaattgacaaattcttgacagtatactagatgtgtgttttatttgcggggaatatgaatgagtgacgGCGTCATGGCTTGTTTATGtatcagtttgattttttaaatttgttttttatggtgattatgacattacagtagataaaaccttgttcctaacacggtagtaaatgggggttttgcgcacacgatgtgttgccgaactctagtgcgcaaaacaatcccatttactaccttattatgaaaatagctatattGATAGCAACTTGAGAGAACAGcttattttgtgtgtttgaaTGTACACATTGTATGCTCTCATAATCGCTTTAGGTTAAAAACGACATCTTAAAAGCCACGGCATTTTCTGAAATCGTTTCAGATCGTTGTGAATCACGACACAGCACAGTTAATTTACAAGCCTCGATACACTTAttgtttcaataataaaagtgAGGATGAATGATCCATTCATATACAAACATTGGAATCCTTTACGACAGAATGAAggtgaaatattgaaaaagtatTCGAAAATGATCAAATGGAGAACAGACGGACTGGATTCTGTAATGGACATTGGATGTGCTGGTGGTGATATAACGAATGATTGCATAGTGCCTCTGCTACCGGAAAATTTTACTCGACTCATTGGGGTCGACGTTAGTGAATCGATGGTTCAATTtgccaatgaaaattttgctaCATCGAAAGTGTCGTTTGATAAACTGGATATCGGTGACGATATTAGCGAATTTTTAAACAATCATGAACCATTCGATCATCTCTTTTCTCTTTTATGTCTACACTTGATTCCTGATCAGAGGCTTGcagtagaaaatatttacaaattgttGAAGCCAACGGGAGACTGTCTTCTCTTTATTATCGCCGAGCAAAGACTCTTTGACATGTACTACGATTTGTATGATAAATGGAAGCAATATTTACCGATGGTGGACAATTTCATATCGCCATACTACCATCGAGTCAATCCGGTGGAAATGTTaacaaatttattggaaaGAGCCGGTTTTCAGCCGAATTGCGTTGAGATGGTGAAGACAACTGTTTACTACAAGGACATAAATTGCTACAGAAGTGAGCAGAAGcgacaaatttgaaatttcattcgaaacaGATCTTTTCAAATGTAAGACAAATGTTTCTCATTGTCTATCAGATGCAACCGAATCGTTCATGccatttatttcgaaaattccgaCTGAACTTCGAAAAGAATTTTCCGATGATATGATACGATTGGCTCTTTCTTACAACAGCAAACCTTTGCCTGAAGGCGTCATCGTGGAAATGCCGTTTCAATGTTTGATTGCATATGCATGCAAGAGAGTGTAAGAGCTTCCCAATTGacaaataatatgaaaataaatttttggaacACATTTTCGATTAATAGCTTTCATTTTGTGTTCCACACGTTCAATTTCAATTGCATTCCTGCCTGTGACGGCTGAGGATATATTAGGGTTGCCCGCGTTAAATTCTCTACTGGGAAATGTATCAAACCGTGGCCTTATAAGTGACGGGTAAGGATCTCTGTCTATCGTGTCTGCCAAAGATGTAAATGATTAAGTTTATGGTTAGGGCTTTAATGAGAGTTGATAAAAGCTTTACTGCACCGTTTTGAAGACACCGATCGGATAAGGGCTGGCTAGCAAAAAATTGCAGTTATGATTAACCAACTTGCTCGAAGTGGCCAGTCAGGCACTAGATAGACCTTTTCCAAGACCCCCTCCTACTGTCACGGAAAATTTATGTAacttttcaacgaaaatgaGCCTCTAACGCAAGCCCTTTTGCGGCGGCTCTACAAGGTACAATTTTGGTGTTCATGTCATAAATTCGtctcaaaaatgtttgaacccCTCATTGTTTTGCGAGCTAAAGTTCATAATCTCCACAATATGAGATGTCTTTGCAATTACAGCAAAACCGGATAGAAAAgctaaaaatacttttcatctAACTGAGCACTGAGAACCATAAAATCCAATAATGTTGAGTGATAAGAAACCATTTATTCGTCAAATCATCGCCAGCAAAATGAATGAACTCCAAGTGCTTCCATTCTAACGAAgcgataataatttttaattgacgCATCGTGCAACcagtaatttttcaaatttattaattttactcTTCGCGCTCCGTGCATTCATATATAATAATGAATCGTATATGTCCATTTGATGtgataacattttcaaaacaagACAATCATTAAATGGTGCTGTAGTGTTAACAACATACAGTGGATGCAACAATTACGACACAATATAATATTAAAAGTAACCAATGCATCGGATGCCATATAAagaatcaatttatttgttgaactAAGTACAACGcttaattatatttaaaaaaaaaaaaaaataacacacAGCACAGCAGCGAACAGAGTCAACAGAAGATATCTCGGTGTATGGAAGAATTCAACAGCTTTTTCGAGAATTTGTTGCGAGAGAGAGAACagataataatgaaaataatcaaaaataacATTAAACGATCCACCAGCGTCTGACATATTGAAAAAAGGAATGTGCATGTACTAAAGATAAAAGGGCAATCATTAAAAACGATTCGATAAGCCATATAAATATGTCGAGTTCACTGTTCACGTTCACtgtctttttttgtgtgtgtgtaattTTACAGAGCGACACATCGCTCCAGCACAAgtttatttatgtttattatgAGTAACTCCGAGTACATGCATTCAGCGCATTACACTCCGCACAACGTGACAACAAAGAAATGATGTTCCAACAACGTACAAAATTGGtgaacaacaattttatcgaGAATTTTTCGCTCTTTTTCATTCTCATCGTCAAAGGTACGTTCTCATTATGCAATTATTTAATTCAGAAGGTAGGGCATCATTACAATAACACGAATGATACAACCAGGCGAAGATGCATTCTTTTGTTGATGACAAAATCTTGGAATtcttttcaaacaaatgaaggtCATTTTTGTGCGGCACGTACTTCtggtaatttttcttttacttaaCGGTTCTGCTGGTTGCATGATTTGTTATGATATGTTTTAATCGCAGTTCATGCTGTGCAGCAACCACCTATAAGGTTTGGATTGGATTTTGGAAGTGTCGATTCGGGTGACTGTACGTTACGTTATGATAACGAAATATCGGTTCTCTTATAAATCATTCCAATGATCCAATGGTCGGTGTGAGAGTGAGTGTCgattaattaacaaaaacaaaaaatctgagTTGCATAGACCATACAGTGGCCTTGCTTTCGTgtgttaattaattaaaacaaaatcctGAATATCTTAACATTATATTGACCTAAACTGGATGCCCTTTTGAGCAGTTTTTCGCTTAGGAAAGTATACTTTTCTTGTCGTCAAATGCACCGAACATTGAAAACAATCGAGACATTTAATTGCAATTTGCATATATACCATGTTCTGTTAGATCTCTCGCTATTTGTTCCATTGGAATCGAAGAAATAACTTTCTTACTGAAAATGATATTATTCCACTGACGATTGATCTTTTGACTATTTGACTTATAAAATGAGAACATGTTTGCCGGCGCACACATATTCGAgattaaattcgaatttttaatttagaattGTAGTTGAGTTTACTACAGCTTTGAGTTAAGATGCAAGGGAACTATTTGAGTGTGTGTGGCTTTTCAATATGCAAAGAAATGGCAGTcaagaaatacattttctaacattttcgACTGCCaatgaaacttttatttttattgaattgtcAGTATATTGCCTGCTGTTTGGGAAACAATTGGGGTCAGTCTTTCAAAACAATAGCAAAAAGCGAAAAAGTAATCAAACTGAATCGGCTAGTCATTTGCAATCGACAACAACGAGAATAAGCGATGAACTCTGGCTAGTGTTCTATCATATAgcgaaatgtatgttaaaaaatattgaagtaatagattttgtatgtAACAGTAATActttacacaaatgaagtaatagatttaatgttCATAATGTAATATGCTTTCCGTTTCTAAAAGATTAAATTAAAGCATCAGTCGTATTCTAATGACAAGAATgggaaaaaatggaattcagGTGATTATTTTATAGTGCAATGACACAACAggtttttaaattgtaattcGACGAAAATGACCCTACAATGTAActtagtagattgaaaaactaattaaaaatcaataaacaattgaatGTGGATTTACTTTGATCAGAATTAGGAACTTGAGGGACCAATCGAATCAGAGGAaagtttttatcaaatttttgttggttacTTCCCGGATGTAACAAGAAAAAACTATCAGTGTTCAGTCTAACTATTTTGTCATCGAAAACGTATACTTTAACAATCCACTACCTACCTCAACCTCATTGGCAAAATATTCAAGAAAATCCAAACTCCATCGGACGACTTATCgcttaaccgattttaataaaaatacttttcgtTTGTAATGCGAATCAATCAATTATTTCCAAACTTAAattgatttaacaaaaaaatatcgaacgACCAAATGTATTTGTTGTCACAAGAAATCAGTACACACTTTGAGTAACTAGAGCGtgattgaacaaatttatcaatttttcaatatatatttataatgcTGAACCACTCATGTCAATTTTAGTTTGTTAAGTATATTTCTTTCTCGATAAATTCTAAATGGCTTTTATTTTCTGCTATTAAGGTCACATTTTCATGGAAAGATTATTATTGGAATCAAATCAGAAGAATATTAAAACGGAGCTGAGTTGAAATTATTGGGAAAATtagataatttaaataaatcattttgaaaagttACACTTAAAGGTCAGGGGGAATCCACAACAAATAATTGTTCTCTGATTCTCATAAATAACAtttctgaaatatttgaatacatttgaatattttgaattttcgtcaGAAAATAGGTCATGGGAGTTTTCCGAAGTCTGGCCAAGATTTCTTAACGAAAAGTTTTCTACGACATGACTCTAACGTATTTTATGTTCATTAAAATCCACCACCTAATCTTTATCCTTTAATTTTATAGTAATGTAAGGCTTTTTACCCGAAGTTATAAGGTTTCCTTACTGTTTGCAAAAATCTCTTAAATTTGCTAAAAGTTcctaaatttgctaaaaattcCCACATTTGCTAAAAGTTTCCaacatttctcaaaattttataaaatctcCAAAAACTTTAGGAGTTTAGTTTAGTTTCCCCAACAATAGGCCTTGAGATTTTGTTACTTTTTAATCCAATAtacaaaaaatcgaataaaattcgaaattcatgaaaataacattcaaaaacgtcaagaaaaatcgcccaaagtgtaaaaaacgcaaaaaaaaacatagaaaatatgtctttatggcgtttcttcacattttggcGATTTGTCTTGGCGTTTCTTGCCACTTTGGCGATTCTCCTTGGCAAAAAAACACATTCTGGCGATTTCTTGGTGAATTGAACCAATCGACCAAAAATGGTGAGTTGCGGAAAATCGCCAGAGTATGAAGAAACACCAAAATGTGATGATtcgacaaagaaaaatcttggcgatttgactttggcgatacttcacTCAAAAACTCCTGTAGCTCATACTTCATAATTTAACATGTTTCACAGTTGATTTGAGCAACAATATACTCACGGAAGTAAACTATTGGAATTCGAATTTTCGGGACTATTCCAATTAGAATGAAATGTTTGTATTTTTAGAGGATGCGCAGAAGGTTGCGAAAATGAATGTttcaaaagttcgaaaagcataatcgaaagaaaaaagattGGAGACTGTAGGTCTAAGTATTTCGACCTTATGAGACTTTTGTTTTTCACTAGAATTGCATAAATGGCTGAACAGAATCCACGTAATTTATCAAATGTCTTTGAAGTATCACAGAAAAAACTGCGATGTGAAAAATTTTACTGCTAAATTTTGCGCTAAATGttccaacattttccaaagaaattttcatctGATTTCAAAATATTCCATCAACATGTTGTTCCGCGTCTcaacattttttcagaatGATATTCCCCTCATATGTgataaatatcgaaaaaaaatttttaatttaaattcttaccagaaaattatttcgattgaACGGTTATATCCCTTTGATGTGTTATTATAGTTAGCACGAGAAATACACGAAAAGTTTTAATTCGTAAATTGCACTTCAACACACATACAATTACCAGGTAAAAcggtctaaatttcactgtttCTCTTTGACTTGAACGAATTTTATTGTTGAGAAATTTCGattgatttctttttgttgttaatgATTTGTAAAACACACTGAAGCAATGCACTGATTCAAGCTTTTTACGAAATTAGAAcgattttcagttttgttaTGCGCAAAAAAATAATACCCAAAATTGAATCTGATCGAATAAATTCACTTCTTCTCCATAAATTCTCTTGTTTTCGGTAAACAATGGATTCATTCacgaacgaaataaaattcaatgaaaaaaaccGGTTCGATTTAATCACTACAGTCACTTTGAGTCCTTTTgccaaattcttttttttttactttgtctGCTCACGAAACCTAATCCTTAttgttttatcaacaaaaaaattgtttttctcacaCAAAACCGCATTTTGCATCAACATACATAATATGTCTAACGAATATAGGGGATACAACTTATCCAATATTCACGTCTTTGTTCTtcagattttttgaaacaataatCAGTTAACCAACTTTTTTCCacacacaaattattttcattcataaaccATAAACCGAACGAACGGATAAAACACTAATATCTAGAATCAAAGGAAGAATAAACAAACGCAACAAAAATACGTCCAATCCAACCGCTGTCTTACAACTAAATAAACTTTATTCACGTTCATAGTTTGGTCTCTATTGtggttttttgtatttacgAGACTATGTCTGCGGAACCGCTCCCCCGGTCATGCAGAGCAATTCCATCGTATGTTGAGTGTGTGTATATACTATCATTCTGTTGAGGAGCAAAATCATAATAAAAGTATAGCAAAGAAACGGCGACATAAACATTACACTGTTAAAATGGTTGTGTCGCAATTATGTCCGCGAGAGAGGAAGAGAATGAATTTTCACTTAGTATGGGTCGGACTTATATACATAAATCCAACAGCAATGAAATGGAAGGTATAGTCGAAagagaaattttggtttatGAGCCAAAAGTGAGACATAATGCACTTCGGagtataaatttgaattttattattttttgtgattgttATCCGCGTGCAATGTTtgagaatgattttttttctacgtTTCCGCGCGGTTAATATTATAATTTGAGAATTGGAAGATTTGTGTTTGTTGTGTTTGAGTAATATTAGTAAATATTAAGGTTTAGATGATATACACAATACACTTAATAGACTCGCAATGGAGGATTTTCAGCATAATTTTTTAGTGTTCGTGTTGCTTCTAATTAGTTTTAATAGAGAGTTAGTTTTTATACTAATGTCTCGCAGCCCTAAATACTGACGAGAAGCAAGGAtaatacaatcgctaaaccgaactggtgtgcatacgttattttgcaccagctggtcccatttggaattgtatgtgaccagctggtgcaaaataacgcaTGCACACcagcacaccagttcggtttagcgattgtaattcatgaaatttgttGTAGCTTCCACACAGATGCAAGccacaattttgtgattaaaatttatttagaagACTCCACGACCTTTCCCAGCTCTTCCGAAATAATAATTAACTAATCATCTCATCAAATTGCATTAAAATTAACATGAAAACGACTTCTGCCACTATTTCGAACTGAGAAACAAAATCAGtgcattaaaattgtaaagaattattcgaaaattattaaataaagTATTTGCACACCTTTTTGCATGCACACATGTAGCGAATTATAAgcagaatgaaaaaaatatttgtgaagtTCATGAAAGTTAACCTgaagatttgatttt
This genomic stretch from Bradysia coprophila strain Holo2 chromosome II, BU_Bcop_v1, whole genome shotgun sequence harbors:
- the LOC119073096 gene encoding juvenile hormone acid O-methyltransferase-like; this translates as MNDPFIYKHWNPLRQNEGEILKKYSKMIKWRTDGLDSVMDIGCAGGDITNDCIVPLLPENFTRLIGVDVSESMVQFANENFATSKVSFDKLDIGDDISEFLNNHEPFDHLFSLLCLHLIPDQRLAVENIYKLLKPTGDCLLFIIAEQRLFDMYYDLYDKWKQYLPMVDNFISPYYHRVNPVEMLTNLLERAGFQPNCVEMVKTTVYYKDINCYRNATESFMPFISKIPTELRKEFSDDMIRLALSYNSKPLPEGVIVEMPFQCLIAYACKRV